From Candidatus Babeliales bacterium:
TAGAACAAGAGTCAATTGACGAATAAACAGACTTAAAAACATTTATCAGGCTCTCATAATATACGTAATATTGTGAGAGCTTTACAAATCTTCTTATATTAACCAAAAATGAAATAGAAAAACTGAAAGAGTAACAAGACTTTTTTATGAATTTATGATAGAAATTATACAGTTTTAAATACAATAATATTCTGTCATAAGAAAGGTACATTTCTGTGTTGCAAGTAAAAGTGGTTTCTTTATCTTCCATAATGCTATTTAGTTCGCTCTCATTCACTATGGATGAAGCTTTGGTACGGGGAAATGGTACAATTGTTTCTTTATCCAATCATCCCAGGGGTCGATCAGAGCCGTTTATTTTTCAAATGTCGGCAAACGCATCTCCAAAAAAACAGGATATAGTCAAAGGTTATCACACATCTGAAATAGATTTTTTGAACAAAGCTGCTGCAAGAGAATTATCAATAAGAAGGATGCATGCAAGAATAATTAGTAATCAGATAGATGCACAGTATATAGGTACTGGTGATCAATGGTCTTTTAAAAGGCAAGTGATTACCTTTTTTGGACTGGGAGGAGCAGGGTATGTTGACATTAAAGATGCGATCAAAGATCTTGCTGAAATATGTTCGCATGTTTCTGTTCAATTAAATAGACCATTAATTGATGCAGTGAGAGAAGAAAATTATCGCTTTGATAGTCTTATGGAAAGATTGATTGGGGAAAAAATAAGAAGATATGATTCGCACATGAGTAGCCATTGTTTTAGGCCGTGCATAGTAGGTTCTAATATTGATGATTTTTTCAATTCACAACATATATTTCCTGATCTGCCAGCTTCTTTACAAAAGTACATACAATTCAAAACAGAGCAGGATTATCGTGATTCTTTTAGATTGAAAGATAGTGTGCCATTTGTGTTACATGTGTTACAGAAAGCTTTTTTGAATAGTCGAAATCAAGAGCAATTGCAAGCACTGCTTATGTCCTCAACACTCAAGAAATATGAAGATAAAAATGTAATTTGTTTATTTCAGCATGCAATTCGTGGACGATTGGCAAAAATCAATGAAGGCAAGCCTGATCAAATTGTGGATGTGAATGCAATAAAAGCAGGAGTTGCTGCAGAATCAATCATAAAAAATGCTTGTCGATGTGCGGATGGTACTGTAACAGATTATGACGATTGTTGGTTTGATTGTGATTGAGGTATGTTGTTGTATTGTTAAAAAAAATTGAGTGACATTTGTGGATCAAAAAGCAAAGTTGTAAACGTGCGTTGTAAAAATGGATTTACACTTATTGAAGCGATGGTTGTTGTCTGTTTGTTTGCCTTAGTCGCAACGTTAGGCATGATGCAACTTTCATTTTTAGATTCTACGATTATTCATGCAGAAGTAGATAAACTTGCAACGGTGTGTTCATATTTACAACAGAAAGCAATTGCTACCGACACGGAATTGGTATTAACCTTCGATATGCAAAAAAATGAATATCGTTGTGATAAGATTCGTGAAGTTTTATCACAACGAATTTCTTTTGGTTTTTTGCCAAATGTACTTGGTCCACCTGGATCTCCATCACACAGAATTGAAAAGGCAACTACTTTTCCCGATTCAGCAGTTCATTTTTATCCGACTGGCATTATTTCTTCTGGTACTGTGTATCTTGTTGATAAAAAGAAACAATATATGTACGCACTGAGTAATGCTGTTTCTCAGGTTTCCTATTTACGTCTCTATCGGTATGATGGTAGATGGAAGCTGTTAGGTGAGAAATAAGGGTTCGTTTCCTTTGATCTCCAGCTCCGTTACTCTGCGCCAGGGCGTCCCGCGCTCATCCTGAACTTGTTGAAGGATCAGAGCGCACATAATAGAAATCTTTTAAATGTAAGATCATTTTTATGTATATAATAAAAAATTGAAAATTTAAGAACGCTTGATCCTTCAACAAGTTCAGGATGAGCGCGAGGAAAATACTTAACAAAAGAGAAAGAGCTGATTTTTTTATAACGAGTTAGCTAAGTGATTGCATGTTAAAAAAAATAATCTTCGCAATAATACTGGGTATCTTTGGCACCATTTTTTTTGCACAATATGATTCATGGACGCATAAAAAAATTGTGTCATTATTCCAAAAAATGTCGAAAGAATCGCTGGGTGGTAATTTTTCGTGTTCTGTGCAAGCGGTAAATTTTTTTTCACCATCAATAACGTTGCACGATGTTGAGATGGTTTCATCAGATTCTGATCTTTGGTTGTGGCGATGCAAAAAGTGTGAAGTGACGTGTTCTTGGTTACAGTTATTATTTAAAGGTACATTGGATCAGCACGTTATTATGGATGGATTTGAGTGTAGATCGCGTGTTGAAAATTCTTGTCTTGCGATTGAGCCGCACATGATCGCCATGATGCAGCAGTCTTTTTTACCATTTTCTAGTGAGTTAAAATCGGTTGTTTTTAAAAATGGTTGTTTATACGCAGATGATGGAACGGGAAAAAATGAAGTATCTCTTTTTTTTAACAGTTCTTCATTAAGAATAGGCAACCAGATAAAAACAACCATGTCGATTGGAGATGGTCAACTTACGTATGAAAAAAATAAATATGTTGAAAAAGTTGCAGTAGATTTGTCGCTTATCAGCGAATACATTGGTGATACATTTGATTTAGGTATGCAGGTTGCGGGGACATTTGTATTATCGCATTTGGGTAATCAAGGAGGATGTTATTTAACGGGTGGATGGAAATCTAATCGAGGAAGATTCTCAATACACAATGCGTATAATTCTTTGATGATAGATCCCATTATTATTACTGAGCGTGAATTGCGTATGAATGGCCGTTTTCCTTTATCGTATGCAGTCAAATGTGCGCGTAATTCTTTAGCTGATCAGGTGATTAATGGCGCAGCACACTTTTCGGTGAAGGTAAGTAGAGATGAGTCACATACAATTGATGGATTGTTGGTAGTTGAAGATGTAAAACTTAATCAGCATCATGTATGCGATATGGGAAAATTTATTTTTGAACGGCACGATGATGATTGGAAAATGCGATTGCTAATAAGTCGTTATAATCAGGAATGTAAAGGAACTGGTTATTGGCATGAATCGGACCGCAAAGGAGAGTTGTCTATTAAAAATGTTACCGATTTTGCAGCAAAAGCGTTTACGTATTGGCGCATTAAACACAACAATTTTTTTGTGCATGTAACGGCGCAAGATGATAAAATACAAGGTAACTATCAAGCAACTGCAACAAATATTTTGAGTGCTGCAACGCATAGTACAAAAGGTTCTTTTTCTGTGATAGAGGGCGTGCTTGCTGCGTGCGGGCTAATCGATGCACATGAATTTGCAATTGATGCAGCTTTGTACCCTGAAATTGTAGTTAAGCATTGCTCGTACAAAGACAAAGAACATAAAGATTTGATCACATTGCAAGCAACCGATGATACAAAAGAAGTATGTGGTTCAATATCTTTTCCTTTTGTTCGTTCAATGATCAATACAATGTTACATTATGATGTTCAGGGAGAAGGAAATTTAGATGTTGTTGCAAAGTTTGCATTACCGGAAATTGTTGTAGATTTTACACTAAAGGATGCAACAATCAGGTTGCCACAGACATATAATTTTATTGATGGCTTACATGCGCATTGTGTTTGCAATGTAACTCAAAAATCAGCAGTGTTGGAAGATGTTACTATATCTTTGCATACAGGAAAAATAAGTTGTTTGCGTGCAACGAGTTACTTTGATGATAATGGTGCGCTAGTGTTTACTCATGCGCCATTGATTGTAGATCGTTGTTTACTCAATGTTAAAAAAGATCTTTTTGCAATCGTTTCTGGCAATCTTCTTTTTGCAAAATCTTTAACATCACCTGCGAGTGTGAGTGGGCATATCATTATTGATAAAGCTCAGCTGAAGGAAAATCTTTTTTCTGGCATCATTCAAAAACAACTTTTATCGTATACACATTCAGTATTTTCCTTGCCAGATGTACCACTCTATTGTGACCTTGCTATTGAAACAAAATCTCCGATTCGTGTTGATACAGGATTTTTCCAAACAAACGCGCACGTCAATTTACGAGTAAAAAAAGAGAGACATGAGCCTTCAGTTACTGGTTCGATTGTTTTACATTCAGGAACGCTCAATTTTCCTTACAAGCCGCTTTATATTTCTAAGGGCATCATTACCTTTACACCAGAGCAGTTGTTCGATCCTATGATTGAACTTATTGCGCGTAACAAGATAAAAAAATATGATGTTTCATTGCAAGTTGAAGGATCTTTATTAACACATCACATTGTACTTGATGCAACACCACCACTGACCGAAGAACAAATAGTTGGATTATTGCTGGTAGGTGCAGAAGAGAATTCGTTGAATAGCATGATGCCCGCGTTGATTGTTCAAAATTTAAAAAGTCTTATTTTTAGTAACAATCAGTTATCTTTTTTTGATAAATATTTTAAACCATTGTTGGGAACGTTGAATATTAATTTAGTACCAAGTTTTACTGATCAAACAGGGCGTGGTGGATTACGCGGAGCATTAGAAATTACTGTTGATGATCGGTGGCGTGCGGTGATTCAAAAGAATTTTAGTTTGACCGAAGATACCAAATTTGAATTAGAATTTCTCTTTTCTGATGATATAACGCTGCGTGCTATTCGTGATGAGAGGCGTGATTTGGGTGGTGAGGTTGAAATGCGCTGGAAATTCTAGTACTTCTATTCATAGCACCATATCAAACATTGAGATCTTCCAAAAACCATAACGCTAAATGCTTACCGCGTTCCCATTCAAATGGCACATCTTCTTGGATTAAAGCGAGAGGTCTAGGGAAATTAAATGGTGGTAGTTCAAGATTAAGCTTTCGCCAGTCACCCGTTCTTGCGATATAGACGTTGCCTTCTGATGTAAGATTAGTGGTCATAAGAATATATTTCGATCCACTTTGCTTAAAGTTTCTCAGGACTTTAAAAATTTGTTCGTCAGTCAGATGAGCGAGCATATCTCGGCATATAATAAGATCTACTTTTTCAATTATATCCTCGATAAGATTGAGGTGTCTAAATTCTCTTGTTGCCCCAAAGATTCTTGCATTGTTTTCAATTAATTCCTGAACAATATCGATACCAATGTACCTGCATGTTCCAATATCCACATACCTCATCCAATTAAGATCACCGCATGGTGCATCTGCTATTGAAGCGATCCCAAATCGTTGAAGGAGCGTACTGAGCGCTTGGCGCATATTTTGTGTAACTTTAAGTTCGGATCCTGGACCGGAAACACTTTCTTGTGATAGCCAGCAATTTTTTTCATAGATATAGGTGAATATTTCTTCGACCGGATCGAGAACGCGTTTGTTTGATGATGTAGTGTCATTGACCGCAGAATAGGAGATACTTGAACATAGTAGGGCTAGATAGAATGTTGCATTTTTGATTGTCATACTCGCACCTTTTCATTTTTTTGAGATCTTTTTTTATGGTTAGTGTATATAAACTATAAGTGAGAATCAATTAGTTTTTTATTCATATCACTACTGAAAGTTTTTGGTAGTGATATGAATTTTTTATGCACGCTTGCAATCAATATGCATAATGCATTATAATCCTGTCGTTTATGAACAGGAGTGACAAAAAAGGATGATGTATGAAACATAGAAAACTATTGATTTTTATAGCCATATGTTTTTCAAGAACCATATGTGCGGATCAACTTCCTCAAGAACGCGATGAGCGTGTTGAAGAGATGGCAAAAGAAAGTTACAACATTGTTGATAGTATATTTGCACAGGCGCGAACATCGATAGCTGCTCAAGAAGATATAATGAATCCTATATGGTTTAAAAATTGCCAAGAGATTCGCAAAATACGAAATGTATTATCTGATGCGTGTATCACTTTCCAATTCGATCAGAATACTGAAAATCCAATTCCAGAAATGTTAGAAACATATTTGCAGAGTAAAATACGTGAAGAAACGATAAAGGTTTTTGATATTCATGGAATTTCTATAAAAGACGTAAACAATTTCTACGAATTATCTCACATCGTGTGTGCATTGAGTCAGGGAAGACATTGTAGTAGGATGATACGCGAGATTAAAAATGAAAATTTTGATAGTATGTTAAAATTAAAAATGCAAAGAATAGCAAGAAAACAGCACAGAAAAGATGATGCTCGTCAATTGCGAAAAATACTTATTCTTGGTGCACGAGGTTAAAATAGCTGATTTTTTACAGGAGATAGTATGAAGCGATTATTGTGCACATTGATATTATTTTTTTCAGAAAATACGTTTGGTATGTATCATGCGGTGCGATCAGTAAACAAAGTTACGCCAAAAAGTACACAACTTTGTTTGAATACATCACGTAATTTTGGAACAACACATTTTATTGCTGGATATAAAAATCCACAAGTGCAATTGTCTGAAGAGCCGAAAAAAAAGCAACAATTTACTATTGATAAAAGACTGCCGATTATCGATGGTAGTAGCGTACATCTTGTCGATGAAGCACGTCTTACGCAATCATTTTGTACTATGAGGCATGATATCTCATCAGTTGTTTTATCTCTACTTGAAAAAGCACAAAAAAAGATTAGCGTTGCTGCTTTTTCTTTGACTGATGCTCGTATTGCAAATCAATTAATAGCTGCTCACAAAAAAGGTATTGATGTATGCGTTATTCTGGATGCTGGTAATATGAAGCAAGTATACAGCAAGGCACAAATGCTTATTGATAATGGTGTTTCGGTGTGGCGTTATGATCCCTTGTTAAGACCGAATTATAAGAAAAAGAATGGATATGAACAATTGATGCATCTTAAGTGGATTATTGTTGATGATGTGTTAATAAATGGATCGGCAAATTTAACGAAGTCTGCACAAGATGGTGAGAATATAGAAAGCGTGACTGTTTTCAGATGCCCACAACTAGTAAAAGAACATCGTCGAGACTTCAAATACCTTAAAACATAT
This genomic window contains:
- a CDS encoding type II secretion system protein gives rise to the protein MRCKNGFTLIEAMVVVCLFALVATLGMMQLSFLDSTIIHAEVDKLATVCSYLQQKAIATDTELVLTFDMQKNEYRCDKIREVLSQRISFGFLPNVLGPPGSPSHRIEKATTFPDSAVHFYPTGIISSGTVYLVDKKKQYMYALSNAVSQVSYLRLYRYDGRWKLLGEK
- a CDS encoding translocation/assembly module TamB domain-containing protein; translation: MLKKIIFAIILGIFGTIFFAQYDSWTHKKIVSLFQKMSKESLGGNFSCSVQAVNFFSPSITLHDVEMVSSDSDLWLWRCKKCEVTCSWLQLLFKGTLDQHVIMDGFECRSRVENSCLAIEPHMIAMMQQSFLPFSSELKSVVFKNGCLYADDGTGKNEVSLFFNSSSLRIGNQIKTTMSIGDGQLTYEKNKYVEKVAVDLSLISEYIGDTFDLGMQVAGTFVLSHLGNQGGCYLTGGWKSNRGRFSIHNAYNSLMIDPIIITERELRMNGRFPLSYAVKCARNSLADQVINGAAHFSVKVSRDESHTIDGLLVVEDVKLNQHHVCDMGKFIFERHDDDWKMRLLISRYNQECKGTGYWHESDRKGELSIKNVTDFAAKAFTYWRIKHNNFFVHVTAQDDKIQGNYQATATNILSAATHSTKGSFSVIEGVLAACGLIDAHEFAIDAALYPEIVVKHCSYKDKEHKDLITLQATDDTKEVCGSISFPFVRSMINTMLHYDVQGEGNLDVVAKFALPEIVVDFTLKDATIRLPQTYNFIDGLHAHCVCNVTQKSAVLEDVTISLHTGKISCLRATSYFDDNGALVFTHAPLIVDRCLLNVKKDLFAIVSGNLLFAKSLTSPASVSGHIIIDKAQLKENLFSGIIQKQLLSYTHSVFSLPDVPLYCDLAIETKSPIRVDTGFFQTNAHVNLRVKKERHEPSVTGSIVLHSGTLNFPYKPLYISKGIITFTPEQLFDPMIELIARNKIKKYDVSLQVEGSLLTHHIVLDATPPLTEEQIVGLLLVGAEENSLNSMMPALIVQNLKSLIFSNNQLSFFDKYFKPLLGTLNINLVPSFTDQTGRGGLRGALEITVDDRWRAVIQKNFSLTEDTKFELEFLFSDDITLRAIRDERRDLGGEVEMRWKF
- a CDS encoding class I SAM-dependent methyltransferase, coding for MTIKNATFYLALLCSSISYSAVNDTTSSNKRVLDPVEEIFTYIYEKNCWLSQESVSGPGSELKVTQNMRQALSTLLQRFGIASIADAPCGDLNWMRYVDIGTCRYIGIDIVQELIENNARIFGATREFRHLNLIEDIIEKVDLIICRDMLAHLTDEQIFKVLRNFKQSGSKYILMTTNLTSEGNVYIARTGDWRKLNLELPPFNFPRPLALIQEDVPFEWERGKHLALWFLEDLNV
- a CDS encoding phospholipase D-like domain-containing protein, with the protein product MKRLLCTLILFFSENTFGMYHAVRSVNKVTPKSTQLCLNTSRNFGTTHFIAGYKNPQVQLSEEPKKKQQFTIDKRLPIIDGSSVHLVDEARLTQSFCTMRHDISSVVLSLLEKAQKKISVAAFSLTDARIANQLIAAHKKGIDVCVILDAGNMKQVYSKAQMLIDNGVSVWRYDPLLRPNYKKKNGYEQLMHLKWIIVDDVLINGSANLTKSAQDGENIESVTVFRCPQLVKEHRRDFKYLKTYCVACKPTVLVDNKIAAME